Genomic DNA from Magnolia sinica isolate HGM2019 chromosome 4, MsV1, whole genome shotgun sequence:
CGATCTATTATCTCAGCCACTGATTCACTAACTATGAGTCTACATACTCTCCAATTGAAAAGACATGTCTTGCCCTTGTGTGGGCCACTCAACGCCTATGTTAGTACACACTCGCGAATCCTATTCTATTGCTTGCGCATATGGATCCATTGAAGTACATGTTTGAGAAACCAGCATTGATTGGAAGAATAGTAAAATGGTAGTTGCTGCTTTTATAGTTTGACGTCACCTATGTCACCCAAAATATGTTCACAGGGCAAATATTGACTGATCACCTCGCAATATATTCGCTGCTCAACTTTGAGCCATTAAAGACTTTCTTCCTTGACGAGAATATCCTATTCCTTGAAGGAGGACTAGACGTGAACAAGTCAACTCTATACTTGGATGGTGCAGCTAACACCAAAGGAAGCAGAATAGGGGAAATCCTCTGCTCTCTAGATGACATTCCCATTCCTATCTTGAGAAGGCTACCCACTACAAAAAATACCTGTATTAGGGGCGTTTTTATCATAGGTGGCCACAACAAACCGCTGCTGTAGATGGACATAAGGGGCATTTTTATGTGGGCCGCTTGTGTACAATGAAGCCATCGCCACTGGTTTTAAATGGAAAAAAACCTAAATTCGTTTTCACCCCCCAAATCGCACGCCCTCCCCAAATCGATTGCGCTTCTTCTCTCCCAAGACCCTTCTCCCCTCCTCTCCTGcctcttctctcccaaaacccttctccCCTCTTCTCTCCTCCCTTCAATAACCGaccgaaactctctctctctctccattttccacTTCGGCCTCTCTTGATATGGCCTCCAGACTTCCTCTTTAAAGAAAATAACCATCAACACATCCACCTATCCCCCTTCACAACTCCATCCATCCGAttctagagaaagagagagacaatGTCCAAATGGTTTCTACCAAGATCTATTACTAGAGACTTAAGAAACGTTGGCAAGTtcgaaggagaagaagaggaagataaaGGGTTGAATAGGACAAGGAGTTGGAGGAGGCTTAAAAGGGCATCTAGTAGGAAGAGACCAAGGCTAAGGATCCCAGGCTTGAGGAGATTGTTGAGAAGAAAGGCTAGGCTGGTTTCTGCAACATGGACCAAGATGTGGAAGAGGTTGAAGGAGAGTAGAAATCATATAGGAGATCCGATTGCTGGAAATTACATGTTCATGGAGGTAACCCCATCTCCTTTGGTATGCTTGGACAAAACTATTATGGGTCACCACCATTATCATGGTGTGCCTTCCAGGCTTCCTCTTGGGAGGTTGGTATGAATTTTCTGTATGGGGTTTCTTCTGCTTTTAGATATTATATGCTTCGGGGGAAAGTGAAGATAGGGTCTATCATTTCTTTTTACTTGTAATTGCAAACGGCTATTGGTGTTATGCGGGTACATGACACTAAATAAACtatattttagattttcaaatgaTGATTTGTATTATAATGCAATATCTAGGCCGTGTAATGAAATGTACTCCATTCCCAACTTTAGGCCGGTTCACTCATTTGTCGACCCACATAGAGAGGATTCATAATCTATAAACTGTCGTACAGGCCAAAAATACCGTTTTGAAACTTTCCCTTTTTCATGGACAAATAGCTTAAATTAATTGTTttcttggcccaccatgatgtatgtatggcatCCAATCAGACTAATAAGGGTTACCTCGTGATTAGAGTAAGATGCCTGACAATCCAATTGTAAATGGGCGACCATTtgaatttggagttttttttttctggtgGTTGTCAACTCTTTTCAGTGTGATCCCATTGGATTTTCGTAATTTCTGAGCCATTACATTTTAACAGTGAGTCTAAGCTGATCTTTTCATCAATTTTGAGTGATTCCATTTTCATGGTGAGTTTGGACCAATGGATTGCCATTATTTTTGAGTCATCCCATTTATCAGGTTGGTTTGACCTGATTGGATTAtcaattggaaacggattggctagtcccctaccaccagcccagtggctggttgtcggtgctctgtgggcccaccatgatgtatgtgtttcatccatttttacagatcattttatcgcTTGATCCCCAAAATGAGAgacatataaatctcaggtagaccacaccataggaaaacaatagcgattggatatatAATTAACAGAAACttagtctttttttcttttgtgttcCATGTGATTCCAACTCCATACCAAAGAAAGAATAATTggcatgtttttcttttttggtagtattggatgtcatgccccaaactcagaaatcaggctcacaaaattttcgatgccgattccagcaccgacagcctccgtagaaccccattctcggctcccgacacttatttactaggttccgatcctgggatcctacaaggaggatttctaataacaatttgattcataatgagcataaccataagcataactcatgaacaataaccacaagaacaccatcacaaatccactatgataaaaaacttttgagtacaatgcgtatgaaaggaaaatacaagataatgataataacagaaactccaaaagctcgaatgcatgctccaactctgacgaggctatggccacgtcttggcgtcacctgcacgcatcgatcatgcataagcttctaGAAAGCTTAaacggtggtgtaagtgtgtgcgcaatataagcgtgctcataatgcaaggttagagtaatacgaaatcatggtgatgagtacatgaatgtaatcagccgtactaaggcaatgtggtgcaagatatgaatgttatcggccataacacggccatgcgatgcgagatgtaactcaagcatgctaatcctcatcatatatcagtacagttctcattctggataatcatcgggatttagtacactctaaatggcactgccgctctcccagccacacagtccaagcgagcgtaagaaacctcactatccgcctggccaataatctgccaatacctatccggcatgtcgatagcagacccattcacgagttggtcaaactcagcctagtattgccccctactctcgggcgagtaaagccacacccctttccaaccgaccatgacacagtaggagatgcggcctcctggtattaggcgctcgtgcgctcatatatccactcggtcttgacgttggagtcatcctctagtaccatcgggtttaaggatttttacccaaggacatctatggcgccccgatgcttagtaacaatgttttcggtatccgatcttgccatccatgatgtgtttatggaggtcataaccctgatgtcactagggcatgtagtaatcatgtcatacaaatgtgaagtgcatgaatcacactaccagtcatgcaacagttccgtgcgtaccgcgcgctcatgaagggcaactctgcctatcagggtgcccataaataatctaaccgaaggcatatgctatgaccaatcactcctcatatcaagcatacgtatgatgcgtatgagctATATGATGCTATGACtagtcactccttatatcaaggatctggttgaccctcttagtctggccatcagtctgcggatggTACAGGGTGCTGagttgcaaatcagtgcccataactctctgaaagctcctccaaaattgagacgtgaacctcggatctcggtaAAAAATGATCGAGACCAGAACgctgtgcagtctcacaatctcctcgatgaataacctcgcaagccggtccaaaggccaagtcgcacaaatcgcaagaaaatgtgccgacttcgtcagacgatcaacgacgacccaaatggcgtcatgaccgcactgagtcctcggcaaacccataataaaatctgtagatatgtgctcccacttccacgtcgagaTGCtaaatggctgcaatagaccagggggtctctgatgatcagccttgacacgctggcatgtgtcacactcggccatgaaACTGGCAATCTGACGTTACATctccacccaaaaatactgtcttctcatatcacgatacatcttcgtctagtcagggtggataaaaaatcgcgatcaatgtgcctcggtcataagatctctgcataaCTCGAGAATATCCGGGATACATAATCAGCCTTTGAAGTGAAGTGCATCATCAACACCAATTTGCCAATCTatctgactcttagatgctgcccctgctcgataatcctgtaacgactcatctgtctgttgagcctcgatcacccttgcgataagagagggttgaatcgatagactcgatagctgaacgatagaagactgtagaccaaaatcaaagtcgtactctgctatatcctcgagcatcctccactcctgaatcatcatatgtgccaccaggcctcgtggctgatggctgagggcatccgccaccacgtttgccttacctgggtggtactggaggtcaaaatcatagtccttcaggagctccatccagcgtctcagcctcatgttcagctcggactgagagaatagatactttaagctcttgtggtcagagaagagatCGAACCTGAcctcataaagatagtgtctccacaccttcagtgcaaagacgactgctgccagctccaaatcatgtgtagggtagttcagctcatagaccttgagctgacgagacgcgaaggccacaggtctgtcgtgctgcatcaggacagcacctaatcCAATAcacgaagcatcagtaaatacaataaatccatcactcttagagggaagagtgaggataggagtggaCTTTAGATGGTCCTTCAGATCtacaaatgctcgctcacaggcgccactccaaataaactctgcgcccttctgagtcaacctggtcaacggggctacaatacaggagaagccctcaatgactcctctagatgactgcggatcctgctgagccgcataaaacctagtctgagctggctggggaggtgtctgtcccctctgaggtccctggtgctgttaCTACCTCTGCGGCGGCCTGTACTGCTAGGGCCTCAACGGCTGAGGtggctgctgtgctggaggctgctgcggtgctctcggctgctgttgTGAAGGCTGATGTGGTGCTCTCGATGGctgtagatgagggcgagggcactcagacaggcagTGCCTTGTCCctccacatccaaaataagtccctttAAATGGCTACTGGGGTGGCTTTGGAGGTGCTCCTGGGGCTGCTggtggtgctctagcaggtgggtggctcctatacctctatagtcgtcgatgctgctgggagctactggagggggcctgcctcttccgattttgacccctcctctgatctcagTCGCTCTgcgagccggcccactcagtctcgtaaatctgggccctccgcactactacctgaaaggtcggaagctcatgcccaatcaTACGGcatcgaagaccgtaacgtaagccgttctcaaaacggtgggccttccgaccctcatcatcaaccatatatggtgcaaacctcgatagcgccacaaaacgggcTGCGTACtatgccacggtcatgtccccctgtactagagtctcaaactccagtaCTCTTTGATGTCGAATATGGTtagggaagtactgctgctcgaatcggtcgataaagtcctcccatgtccagacatagtcaggtcctgcgacgcgggtaacgaaggtccaccagtgcttggcctcgccctggaaaagaaacactgccaaccggactcattgctgggtcgtacatgacatggcattgaagatcttctccacatcgaagcGCTACCTCTCAGCTACAgttggatctggctcgccctaaaATGCGGGGGATCAAGGTGTccgaactctcgaagaagggcacttgtgcgctcctgctcggcctgggctggagaaataACTGGGTGCCTGTCAAGCCCCTGAAGCACagcagtcacagcctgcaacatctgctgtaactgcgagTCACTCACAGGCACAGTCGGATTCACACCGGCCTctggtggaggaacgacatcctcaggctgtggagcagggatctctagtgGTAGAATgggaggcgcaggtggtaaagctggagcctcaggtggtggagcgggagtcgattgGGTCACTCGCctacgcggcatgtcctataagaagaaTATGGACGCTGaccaaccttgagaatcgcacgttaggaaattcaaccggaaggttacgcactcggaacttaatcgtcctaaactcatagcaaacatgtgatgttgctCTTGGTTATTCCTAAacttcgctctgataccaacttctgtcataccccgaactcgaaaatcgggctcacaaaattcccgatcgccaaatttgGCGCCTACAGCCTCCGTaaaactccattctcggctcccggcacccatttaccaggttccgatcgtgggatactacaaggaagatttataatcatcagtttaattcataataagcataaccaaaagtataacccacgaacaataaccacaagaacaccatcacaaaatccactatgatcaaaaacttttgaatacagtgtgtatttaaggaaaatacaatgtaaagaaagtaacaaaactccagaagctcggctgcacgctccaactacagcgagactatggctgcgactgtgtcctggcgtcacctgcacgcatcaatcgtgcatatgcttatagaaagcttagagggtggtgtaagtgtgtgcacaatataagcgtgctcggaatgcaaggtcagagtaatgcggaatcatggtgaggggtacatgaatgcaatcagctgtaccaaggctatgcagtgcaacatatgaatgctattggccataacacGACTATacgatacgagatgcaactcaagcatgccaatcctcatcatatatcagtacagttctcattctggataatcaccaagatttagtacactccaagtagcactgccgctctcctagccgcacagtccaagtgagcgtaagaaacctcactatccgcctggccaataatctgccaatgcctatccggcatgtcgataacggacccattcacgagctggtcaaactcagcctagtattgccccctaccctcgggcaagtaaggcaacaccccttttcaaccgaccacgacacactgacagacgcggcctcttggtattcggccctcgtgcgctcatatatccacttggtctcgacattggagtcatcctctagtaccatcgggtttagggattttcacccaaggacatttacGGCACCCATAtgttagaactaaatattttcggcatccaatctagccacccacgatgtgtctgtggaggctatggccctgatgtcactagggcatacaatgagaacaatcacacgaatgcaagtgcatgaatcataccatcagacatgcaacaatcctgcgcataccacgtgctcatgtagggcaactccgcctatcagggagtccataaaccatctactcgtaggcatgtgcaatgatcaatcaatcctcacatcaagcatacatatgatgcgtatgatcatgaatcatgaatctatactaagcatgttatgtggtaatgggttctgatcaaaacgaatatgggcctagacggactatatgcttcaggtatgggcctattaatgggccctagggagagagtgacaatgcggacatttaaccaacatcatccttacaatgtgaacatcaaaccatcattgctcccaaggtgtagcccactataaaatcaacacatataccatggtggaatcatactacaatgggccttatgtacgtcctatagggccttgacccatgggcctccagtacatatcaaggtgggcctcaatgacgggccacaaatgcatcaacatgggcctagtcacatgggccttgcatacatcacaatgggcctcataatatgggccttaaattatctccaaaatggttggacggtttcgatgaaacacatgcatcatgatgaaacccacactaatggagggtatggattacaatacatacacaactgggttctaagtaggactcaccataatttttattttccacccaacctaaggcctaacataatatttatttttcacccagcctagggcccaacataatgtttattttccacccaccctagggcccaacataatatttatgcaccatccaaactattcataaggtcacttggaccttgggcccactgtaatatttatttgcaatccaatctattcataaggtcatgttgtcacgccccaaactcggaaatcgggctcacaaaattttcgatcgctgaatccggcgccgacagccttcgtagaaccccattttcggcccccagcgcccattcgccaagtttcaatcctgggatggtacaaggaggattttcaacattagtttgattcgcaataagcataaccaaaggcataacccacaaacaacaaccaaaaactccatcacattttcactatgataaaaaactttacaagtacagtgagcataaagggaaatacaatgatgatgaacaaa
This window encodes:
- the LOC131243250 gene encoding uncharacterized protein LOC131243250 encodes the protein MSKWFLPRSITRDLRNVGKFEGEEEEDKGLNRTRSWRRLKRASSRKRPRLRIPGLRRLLRRKARLVSATWTKMWKRLKESRNHIGDPIAGNYMFMECRDRCAQHGKVGSFKNVRKN